From one Humulus lupulus chromosome 8, drHumLupu1.1, whole genome shotgun sequence genomic stretch:
- the LOC133794035 gene encoding uncharacterized protein LOC133794035 gives MLGEIFNNTTATGGMSYASTQLPPSSVEERQQERHFVGTGAHVDIDFEFDGDNYGEEEEVTGVRRRATSAPPDAPKPKEKKNKGASSAFDQVMGELAKSISAKTEASLTRSETMRT, from the exons ATGCTTGGAGAAATATTCAATAATACAACAGCCACTGGTGGTATGAGTTATGCCTCCACTCAACTTCCGCCTTCTTCAGTTGAGGAACGCCAACAAGAGCGTCATTTTGTTGGCACTGGAGCACATGTTGATATTGATTTTGAATTTGATGGTGATAATTAtggagaggaagaagaagttacTGGTGTACGTCGTCGAGCTACTTCTGCTCCACCAGATGCACCAAaaccaaaagagaaaaagaacaaAGGGGCTAGTTCTGCCTTCGACCAAGTGATGGGAGAACTTGCAAAAAGTATTTCTGCTAAGACTGAGGCATCATTAACACGGAGTGAGACTATGC GTACCTAA
- the LOC133795981 gene encoding protein ALP1-like produces the protein MDDSDEEFEILFGDTSSSSSEELIGQVLMANRIHEMQKSQQIRRPLRTSNMSGRQYLLELLNGHPDRLFYTIRMDVNTFRSLCRRLVEMEVIEHDKVISVEEAVVMFLWIVTHNQRVRTVAERYQHSVETVCRQFGRVLDALCYLGNEVIRPLHFNTVQAEIQNNSKYFPWFKDCVGAIDGTHVSAVAPALKQLAYRGRKVDVTQNVMDACSFNMMFTYVYAGWEGTANDSRVLLDAIRKDDNFPMPPPGKYYVVDSGYPNMPGFLAPYRGERYHLRNFRGRGNHPRGAMKLFNYRHSSLRNVIERCFGLLKARFPILKSMPPYLLGNQRRIPIACCAIHNWIKMHSINDRMFEQYSVDATPVKDIEGTESQSNTTIENQQEGDEAGIFEAPQINFSQAYMAQMENIRDDIAGQMWLSYNNNI, from the exons ATGGATGATTCGGATGAGGAGTTTGAAATATTATTTGGTGATACTTCGTCTTCATCAAGCGAGGAATTAATTGGTCAAGTTCTCATGGCTAATCGAATACATGAGATGCAAAAATCTCAACAGATTAGACGACCACTACGCACTTCAAATATGTCTGGACGTCAATATTTACTTGAGCTGCTAAATGGACATCCTGATAGATTGTTTTACACAATTAGAATGGACGTTAATACTTTTAGATCTTTATGTCGTCGATTAGTTGAAATGGAAGTCATAGAACATGACAAGGTAATTAGTGTTGAAGAAGCTGTTGTCATGTTTCTATGGATAGTAACACACAACCAACGAGTTAGGACTGTGGCCGAAAGATATCAACATTCGGTAGAAACTGTTTGTCGTCAGTTTGGCAGAGTGCTAGATGCATTGTGTTATTTAGGAAATGAAGTAATAAGGCCTCTTCACTTTAATACTGTGCAAgcagaaattcaaaataattcgAAGTATTTCCCATGGTTTAag GATTGTGTTGGAGCAATTGATGGTACTCATGTAAGTGCAGTTGCACCAGCTCTAAAACAACTTGCATATAGAGGAAGAAAAGTAGATGTAACACAAAATGTAATGGATGCATGCTCCTTTAATATGATGTTTACTTATGTCTACGCTGGATGGGAAGGAACAGCCAATGACTCTCGAGTGCTTCTTGATGCAATTAGAAAAGACGATAACTTTCCCATGCCACCACCAG GTAAATACTATGTTGTTGATTCTGGCTATCCAAATATGCCTGGGTTTCTAGCACCATATCGTGGTGAACGTTATCACTTGCGTAACTTTAGAGGAAGAGGGAACCATCCTAGAGGTGCGATGAAGTTATTCAATTATAGGCACTCATCATTGCGCAATGTGATTGAACGCTGTTTTGGACTTCTTAAAGCCAGGTTTCCCATTTTGAAGTCAATGCCTCCATACTTGCTTGGAAATCAACGTCGAATACCAATAGCATGTTGCGCTATCCACAACTGGATCAAAATGCATTCTATTAATGATAGAATGTTTGAACAATATTCAGTTGATGCTACACCTGTTAAAGATATTGAAGGAACTGAAAGCCAATCTAATACAACAATAGAAAACCAACAAGAAGGAGATGAAGCAGGAATTTTTGAGGCACCACAGATTAATTTCAGTCAAGCTTATATGGCTCAGATGGAAAATATTAGAGATGACATTGCTGGACAAATGTGGCTtagttataacaataatatttag